In one Variovorax sp. V213 genomic region, the following are encoded:
- a CDS encoding virB8 family protein, with product MRRNAAPDNYLLEARNWELDRARRAERSTRIAWTVAAAATLIAVLAVAAVSGLTPLKQPVPVLIRVDSSSGIVDIVPTYEGTTDIEQVVTRNLLQNYVIARERYFYGTAEADYELVASQNSPRLNQEWAALWAADNPASPLNVYKDGTSIRAQVRSVTFLKLGSGKDKLAQVRFTRSTRAGGTGEEQTSHWVSTIEFAYVPPSADNKTRSLNPLGFRVVEYRREPEVAPAGVAPGRQDAR from the coding sequence ATGCGCCGGAACGCCGCCCCTGACAACTACCTGCTCGAGGCCCGAAACTGGGAACTCGACCGCGCACGTCGGGCAGAGCGATCCACCAGGATCGCCTGGACCGTGGCCGCGGCCGCGACGCTAATCGCGGTGCTTGCCGTCGCTGCCGTCAGCGGGCTCACGCCACTGAAGCAGCCGGTTCCCGTTCTCATCCGGGTCGACAGCAGCAGCGGGATCGTCGACATCGTTCCCACCTACGAAGGCACGACCGACATCGAGCAGGTCGTGACACGCAACCTACTGCAGAACTACGTAATCGCGCGCGAGCGCTACTTCTACGGCACCGCGGAAGCGGACTACGAACTGGTCGCCTCTCAGAATTCGCCTCGTCTCAACCAGGAGTGGGCGGCCCTGTGGGCCGCCGACAACCCGGCCTCGCCTCTGAACGTCTACAAGGACGGCACTTCCATCCGTGCGCAGGTGCGATCGGTCACCTTCCTCAAGCTGGGGAGCGGGAAGGACAAGCTGGCACAGGTCCGCTTCACCCGCTCGACGCGTGCAGGCGGCACCGGGGAGGAGCAGACCAGCCACTGGGTTTCCACGATCGAGTTCGCCTATGTTCCGCCATCGGCGGACAACAAGACGCGTTCGCTCAACCCGCTGGGCTTTCGCGTTGTCGAATACCGCCGCGAGCCCGAGGTCGCTCCGGCTGGCGTTGCACCCGGCAGGCAGGATGCGCGATGA
- a CDS encoding TrbG/VirB9 family P-type conjugative transfer protein, whose product MSLAFAAPHGQTATVPPAGKVDARVREVAYNPEDVVSLQGYVGYQIHLQFAEGEEFVNLGSGDNGAFDIGAERNHFFIKPKEARATTNFTVLTNRRTYHFDYTVASTAPAGAAARRMVYSIRFTYPEDEARAAAADRERRRAEARMSEGATDRPRNSDYWYCGSDSLKPVSAHDDGVQTRLRFHARSDFPAMFVQNEDGSESLLNFNVEADEVVIHRVAHRFVLRRGGLVGCVVNRSFVGGGKRTSTNTSATGVRRITAGDGP is encoded by the coding sequence GTGAGTCTCGCGTTCGCCGCACCGCACGGCCAGACCGCGACCGTGCCGCCGGCCGGCAAGGTCGATGCCCGGGTACGGGAGGTCGCCTACAACCCGGAGGACGTCGTCAGCTTGCAGGGATACGTGGGCTACCAGATCCATCTTCAGTTTGCCGAAGGCGAGGAGTTCGTGAATCTCGGCTCCGGCGACAACGGCGCCTTTGACATCGGCGCCGAGCGCAACCACTTTTTCATCAAGCCCAAGGAAGCGCGCGCCACGACCAACTTCACCGTCCTCACGAACAGGCGGACCTATCATTTCGACTACACCGTCGCCTCCACCGCGCCCGCAGGCGCCGCCGCGAGGCGCATGGTGTATTCGATACGTTTCACCTATCCGGAGGACGAGGCCCGGGCGGCAGCCGCGGATCGGGAACGGCGCCGGGCCGAGGCGCGCATGAGCGAAGGAGCGACCGATCGGCCACGCAACTCCGACTACTGGTATTGCGGAAGCGATTCGCTCAAGCCCGTGAGCGCCCACGACGACGGGGTGCAAACGCGTCTGCGTTTTCATGCGCGCTCCGACTTCCCGGCCATGTTCGTCCAGAACGAAGACGGTTCCGAGTCGCTGTTGAACTTCAACGTCGAAGCGGACGAGGTGGTGATCCACCGCGTGGCGCACCGCTTCGTGCTGCGGCGCGGCGGGCTGGTCGGCTGCGTGGTCAACCGGTCCTTCGTCGGCGGCGGCAAGCGCACCTCCACCAACACCAGCGCTACAGGTGTGCGGCGCATCACTGCAGGAGACGGTCCATGA
- the virB10 gene encoding type IV secretion system protein VirB10 translates to MTWMSETHRASRTGPPGSGDAPEIDPGTGEILSAQRAGSPGGAAPRAAEERPTIEGERAIPSVNRERSIQSRISGFLALATIILLGAGFLFWYYNTQYAKTREAEEAARKAAAARAGGEMKVPPLGRIDPPGAAAPAASAAPPSPPPPSANGANGGPPQKTPEQIALERQLGAPVLRLAQATQPRGATTPHAFADPAIQGTGGVPGMAQLISALQPYPSSAALGGSPLTASLRPTLTPAVAAQTLPTLRMLLPKGAFIDCTLETAIDSTYEGMTTCIGASDIYGADGKVVLLERGTKYVGEQRGTPRQGQGRVFIVWNEARTPTGVVVQLASPGTDELGRNGLPGFVDTHFWDRFGAAVLISVIDGAVQTIASHQQSGTSVGSGGGVVLGPQGSRDVMTEVLRSTVSIPPTVIKNQGERIQILVARDVDFRSVYALRNEPSIP, encoded by the coding sequence ATGACCTGGATGAGCGAGACCCACCGCGCATCGCGGACCGGGCCCCCGGGGAGTGGCGACGCGCCCGAGATCGACCCGGGCACCGGAGAGATCCTGTCTGCGCAGCGAGCAGGATCCCCGGGAGGCGCGGCGCCCCGAGCAGCCGAAGAGCGCCCGACGATCGAAGGCGAGCGTGCCATCCCCTCGGTCAACCGCGAGCGCTCCATCCAGTCGCGCATCAGCGGGTTCCTGGCGCTGGCCACGATCATCCTGCTGGGCGCCGGATTCCTGTTCTGGTACTACAACACCCAGTATGCCAAGACCCGGGAGGCCGAAGAGGCCGCGAGAAAGGCGGCCGCTGCACGCGCCGGCGGCGAGATGAAGGTTCCGCCGCTTGGGCGCATCGATCCGCCTGGAGCAGCGGCGCCGGCAGCGAGCGCAGCCCCTCCCTCCCCCCCGCCCCCATCGGCGAACGGCGCCAACGGGGGCCCGCCACAGAAGACACCCGAGCAGATCGCGCTGGAACGACAGCTGGGCGCCCCGGTGCTTCGGCTCGCCCAAGCCACCCAGCCCCGCGGCGCCACCACGCCCCACGCGTTCGCGGATCCTGCAATACAGGGCACCGGGGGCGTGCCAGGCATGGCCCAGCTGATCAGCGCGCTGCAGCCTTATCCCAGTTCGGCGGCACTCGGCGGCAGTCCGCTCACCGCCAGCCTTCGGCCCACACTGACTCCGGCGGTCGCCGCCCAGACCCTGCCGACACTGCGCATGCTTTTGCCCAAGGGCGCGTTCATCGACTGCACGCTGGAAACCGCCATCGATTCCACCTATGAAGGCATGACCACCTGCATCGGTGCAAGCGACATCTATGGGGCGGACGGCAAGGTCGTGCTGCTGGAGCGCGGCACCAAGTACGTCGGCGAGCAGCGTGGAACGCCGCGACAGGGGCAGGGCCGTGTCTTCATCGTCTGGAACGAAGCGCGCACGCCCACCGGTGTCGTGGTCCAGTTGGCCTCCCCGGGCACCGACGAACTGGGGCGCAACGGCCTCCCCGGCTTCGTCGACACCCATTTCTGGGATCGCTTCGGTGCCGCGGTCCTGATCTCGGTGATAGACGGCGCCGTGCAGACGATCGCCTCCCATCAGCAAAGCGGCACCTCCGTCGGCAGCGGCGGTGGCGTGGTGCTCGGCCCGCAGGGCAGCCGCGACGTCATGACGGAGGTCCTGCGCAGCACCGTGTCGATCCCGCCGACCGTCATCAAGAACCAGGGCGAGCGGATCCAGATCCTGGTCGCCCGCGATGTGGATTTCAGGAGCGTCTATGCGCTTCGAAACGAACCGTCCATCCCTTGA
- the virB11 gene encoding P-type DNA transfer ATPase VirB11: MRFETNRPSLDCEPGTAKGSRQLARAHAPDSTPAEPPSSLALFLGPLGRLLNDPAVTEICINEPGAAFVERQSGWTREELPFASFDWCMSIAKLVANFTRQRISANEPLLSATLPGGERIQIVLPPATLDRTVSITIRRPSNTLWTLEELENLHIFETTHSAPAAQSRQGEPATASPEDRELTDLLAHRQFVSFLRRAVQLRKNILLSGATGSGKTTVGKALILEVPTEDRLITIEDVKELSLRNQPNHVRLFYSHGAQGQAQVTPGQLLASAKRQRPDRVFVSELRTGEEVYDYLVSVNTGHPGSITSVHADSAEMAFVALAQLMKRSQAGRGMTTRDGVELAQMSVDIVVQCARERRDGLLRRIVREIWYDPGTKIRRLA, translated from the coding sequence ATGCGCTTCGAAACGAACCGTCCATCCCTTGATTGCGAGCCCGGCACCGCCAAGGGCAGCCGGCAGTTGGCGCGGGCGCACGCGCCTGATTCGACCCCCGCCGAGCCGCCGTCGTCGCTTGCTCTCTTTCTCGGCCCGCTCGGCCGCCTATTGAACGATCCCGCAGTGACCGAAATCTGCATCAACGAGCCCGGTGCAGCCTTCGTGGAACGGCAGTCCGGCTGGACGCGAGAGGAACTGCCGTTCGCGAGCTTCGACTGGTGCATGTCCATCGCCAAGCTCGTGGCCAATTTCACGCGACAGCGCATCTCGGCCAACGAGCCGCTCCTGTCAGCCACCCTCCCGGGCGGCGAAAGAATCCAGATCGTGCTGCCGCCCGCGACGCTGGACCGGACCGTCTCGATCACGATCCGGCGTCCCTCGAACACGCTCTGGACTCTCGAAGAGCTGGAGAATCTGCACATCTTCGAGACCACGCACAGTGCTCCTGCGGCTCAGTCGCGGCAAGGTGAACCGGCAACCGCGTCGCCCGAAGACCGGGAACTCACGGACCTCCTCGCGCACCGACAGTTCGTGTCCTTCCTGCGGCGCGCCGTCCAGCTTCGCAAGAACATCCTTCTGTCCGGCGCCACCGGCTCCGGCAAGACCACGGTGGGCAAGGCGCTGATCCTCGAGGTGCCAACCGAGGACCGTTTGATCACCATCGAGGACGTGAAGGAGCTGTCGCTGCGCAACCAGCCCAACCACGTGAGGCTCTTCTATTCGCACGGCGCCCAGGGGCAGGCCCAGGTCACGCCCGGCCAGCTGCTCGCCAGTGCCAAGCGCCAGCGCCCCGACCGGGTGTTCGTGTCCGAGCTTCGCACCGGGGAAGAGGTCTACGACTATCTGGTGTCCGTGAACACCGGCCACCCCGGCTCGATCACCAGCGTGCACGCGGACAGCGCGGAGATGGCCTTCGTGGCCCTGGCGCAGTTGATGAAGCGCAGTCAGGCGGGCCGCGGCATGACTACGCGCGACGGCGTGGAACTGGCGCAGATGAGCGTAGACATCGTCGTGCAGTGCGCGCGCGAGCGCAGGGACGGCCTGCTGCGGCGCATCGTGCGGGAGATCTGGTATGACCCTGGCACCAAGATCCGACGGCTTGCCTAG
- a CDS encoding type IV secretory system conjugative DNA transfer family protein, whose translation MPSPFRIAVALLVAALVGVYVAGQAFLIAMNLPPQRATLLTLHEYWQAYGGRPDVRRVLIASLAGSQGLMLGLVGIAMLPRRRPLHGDARFASRREIARSGLLNEHGIILGRLGNRYLVLPGQQGVALEAPPRSGKGVGVVIPNLLNWPGSAIVSDIKGENFTRTAGFRAAHGQEVHLFDPLSERERSARWNPLGYVSETTYRCIDDLQRIGTMLFPDPQAGDPFWTSSARSLFLGIALYLFETKGAARTLGEVLRQGMASDAEGFQKHWKRVIDACERAGYPLSQEAVQSLYDVIDLAPTTASSIRKTFTSRLDLWLNPMIDAATSANDFDLRELRKRPISIYVQINPDNIARLQPLLNLFFQQAIGLQTRELPENNPQLRHQVLLMLDEFPALGRIPVIADSTAFLPGYNVRTVVIVQSNSQLIEKYGVEGAKSIRKMLAARIVFPPKEYEDAEAISRELGTCTVRQKNVSRPMWGGAGKEPTVSISEQPRRLLLPQEVKELGPDRMILFYEGLRPVLAYRILYFRDRFFAPRERPPPPVPKLDLNKSGGVVATAPAATPDDRKDAADTEPGSIANASPQDGGAAPMTKRAGTLATDVLNDELKLEDFSFDFDDVEIPAEKLGDEDMKRHVDEFMARILD comes from the coding sequence TTGCCTAGCCCCTTCAGAATCGCGGTCGCGCTGCTGGTGGCGGCGCTGGTCGGCGTGTACGTGGCCGGCCAAGCGTTCCTGATCGCGATGAATCTGCCGCCCCAGCGCGCCACGCTGTTGACTCTCCACGAGTACTGGCAGGCCTACGGTGGACGCCCGGACGTTCGCCGTGTCCTCATTGCTTCGCTCGCCGGCTCCCAGGGGCTGATGCTGGGCTTGGTCGGTATCGCCATGCTGCCCCGACGCCGGCCGCTGCATGGCGATGCCCGATTCGCAAGTCGTCGCGAGATCGCGCGATCGGGTCTGCTGAACGAACACGGCATCATCCTCGGGCGTCTCGGCAACCGCTACCTGGTTCTTCCCGGTCAGCAGGGCGTCGCACTCGAGGCGCCGCCGCGCAGCGGCAAGGGCGTCGGCGTGGTCATCCCCAATCTACTGAACTGGCCCGGCTCGGCCATCGTCAGCGACATCAAGGGCGAGAACTTCACGCGCACCGCCGGCTTCCGCGCCGCCCATGGGCAGGAGGTGCACCTGTTCGATCCGCTGTCAGAACGCGAACGGTCGGCGCGCTGGAATCCGCTCGGCTATGTCTCCGAGACGACCTACCGCTGCATCGACGATCTCCAGCGCATCGGCACGATGCTCTTTCCCGACCCGCAGGCCGGCGACCCCTTCTGGACCTCCTCGGCCCGATCTCTGTTCCTGGGCATCGCCCTCTATCTCTTCGAGACCAAGGGTGCCGCGCGCACCTTGGGCGAGGTCCTGCGCCAGGGCATGGCCAGCGACGCCGAGGGCTTTCAGAAGCACTGGAAGCGCGTGATCGACGCCTGCGAGCGCGCGGGGTACCCCTTGTCGCAGGAAGCGGTGCAGAGCCTCTACGACGTGATCGACCTGGCGCCGACCACGGCCTCCAGCATCCGCAAGACCTTCACCAGCCGCCTGGACCTGTGGCTCAACCCGATGATCGATGCGGCCACCTCGGCCAACGACTTCGACCTGAGAGAACTGCGCAAGCGCCCGATCTCGATCTATGTACAGATCAACCCCGACAACATCGCTCGGCTGCAGCCGCTCCTGAACCTGTTCTTCCAGCAGGCGATCGGCCTGCAAACGCGGGAACTTCCCGAGAACAATCCGCAGCTTCGCCATCAGGTGCTCCTGATGCTCGACGAGTTTCCGGCGCTCGGGCGCATTCCCGTCATCGCCGACTCCACCGCCTTCCTGCCTGGCTACAACGTGCGCACCGTGGTCATCGTTCAGTCCAATTCGCAGCTGATCGAGAAGTACGGCGTCGAGGGCGCCAAGTCGATCCGCAAGATGTTGGCCGCGCGCATCGTCTTCCCGCCCAAGGAGTACGAGGACGCCGAGGCCATCTCGCGCGAGCTGGGGACCTGCACCGTCCGGCAGAAGAACGTCAGCCGCCCGATGTGGGGCGGCGCGGGCAAGGAACCGACCGTGAGCATCAGCGAGCAGCCGCGCCGTCTGCTGCTGCCCCAGGAGGTCAAGGAACTGGGACCGGACCGGATGATCCTGTTCTACGAAGGCCTGCGGCCGGTGCTGGCGTACCGCATCCTCTACTTTCGCGACAGGTTTTTCGCGCCGCGCGAGCGACCGCCGCCGCCAGTCCCGAAGCTCGACCTGAACAAGTCCGGCGGCGTCGTCGCCACCGCTCCGGCGGCCACACCCGATGACAGGAAAGACGCAGCCGACACGGAACCCGGATCCATCGCGAACGCCTCGCCACAGGACGGTGGCGCCGCGCCCATGACCAAGCGGGCCGGCACATTGGCCACCGATGTACTGAACGACGAGTTGAAGCTGGAAGACTTCTCGTTCGACTTCGACGACGTGGAGATTCCCGCCGAGAAGCTCGGCGATGAGGACATGAAACGCCACGTCGACGAGTTCATGGCGCGAATCCTGGACTGA
- a CDS encoding LPD7 domain-containing protein, whose product MSTDHSPENHPPSGTGSTASWNGAGAVQGDAPAAGRGHARVPDAIERRYLRIDNRYFFPDRTLAFIDDGGRLRVKTENREVLHSAVAIAEAREWRVIELKGTESFRQGMWREAALRGIKVRGYEPTAAELLQVQRALEKRGPPLHETGRDPIPRSLDREPATVHEGAVPAAAGRNASLHPHEEEPQDRRFERGGRPPVTGMLLAAAAAPYRFDPAQRMSFYVTLRAETGERTVWGTDLERAFAESASQPRIGDQVVLTRLGTRPVHVRMAARNAEGELVGEKKIVAQRARWSIETSDHLRAMEHHAMRIRTGESLSDAAQGQHPELATAAADLKLAEQYAQRVTSDRSSQLRLVQLIRERMAEAVAQGRSIHLPDRLPRPARIPARQRAARDREELNHERF is encoded by the coding sequence ATGTCCACAGACCATTCGCCCGAAAACCACCCTCCGAGCGGCACTGGGAGCACCGCATCTTGGAACGGCGCTGGCGCCGTCCAGGGAGATGCGCCTGCTGCGGGCCGCGGCCATGCACGGGTACCCGATGCCATCGAGCGCCGCTACTTGCGCATCGACAATCGCTACTTCTTCCCGGACCGCACCCTCGCCTTCATCGACGACGGCGGCCGCCTCCGAGTGAAGACCGAAAACCGCGAGGTGCTGCACAGCGCCGTGGCGATCGCCGAAGCGCGCGAATGGCGGGTCATCGAACTCAAAGGCACTGAGTCCTTTCGCCAGGGCATGTGGCGCGAAGCCGCGCTGCGGGGCATCAAGGTCCGAGGCTACGAGCCGACCGCGGCTGAACTCCTCCAGGTGCAGCGTGCGTTGGAGAAAAGAGGGCCGCCCTTACACGAGACCGGACGGGATCCGATACCGAGGTCGCTGGACCGTGAACCAGCGACCGTGCACGAAGGCGCCGTTCCCGCCGCAGCCGGTCGCAACGCCAGTCTTCATCCGCACGAAGAAGAACCGCAAGACCGCCGATTCGAGCGCGGAGGGAGACCGCCTGTCACGGGGATGCTTCTGGCGGCCGCCGCGGCACCATATCGATTTGATCCGGCGCAGCGCATGTCCTTCTACGTGACGCTCCGCGCCGAGACCGGAGAGCGCACCGTCTGGGGTACGGACCTCGAGCGGGCCTTCGCAGAGTCTGCTTCGCAACCGCGCATCGGCGACCAGGTGGTGCTCACGCGGCTCGGCACCCGTCCGGTCCACGTGCGCATGGCGGCGCGCAACGCGGAAGGCGAACTGGTCGGCGAAAAGAAAATTGTCGCGCAGCGTGCGCGGTGGAGCATCGAGACATCCGATCACCTTCGCGCGATGGAGCACCACGCCATGCGCATTCGCACCGGGGAATCGCTATCCGATGCGGCCCAGGGTCAGCACCCCGAACTGGCCACAGCGGCGGCGGACCTCAAGCTGGCCGAGCAGTACGCACAGCGCGTGACCAGCGATCGGTCGTCCCAGCTGCGCCTCGTACAGCTGATTCGCGAGCGGATGGCCGAGGCGGTGGCGCAAGGCCGCTCCATCCACCTTCCGGATCGACTCCCGAGGCCCGCACGCATCCCTGCGCGCCAACGCGCGGCCCGAGACCGCGAGGAGTTGAACCATGAGCGCTTCTAG
- a CDS encoding TraX family protein, protein MSRRLQIRDRAKPQTPVGAWSISNGSLEALKWVGLLLMTGDHVNKYLLHDSSPALYALGRMVMPLFAFVLMFNLTRPGAHESGIHVRVMKRLAVFAPLATPAFVHLVGWWPLNILATLLLATLIVWLLERDSRSARCTAWIAFLVGGAVVEFWWPALLCCLSSWAFLRRPSGLRMLLWASATASLAAINGNFAAMATLLLIWGARQVVIPLPRSRWVFYAFYPIHLSLIALVLIAGEN, encoded by the coding sequence ATGTCCCGAAGGCTCCAGATACGCGATCGAGCGAAACCTCAGACACCTGTGGGCGCATGGTCGATCTCGAACGGTTCGCTCGAAGCGCTCAAATGGGTCGGTCTGTTGCTCATGACGGGAGACCACGTCAACAAGTACCTGCTGCACGATTCAAGCCCGGCTCTCTACGCATTGGGGCGCATGGTGATGCCGCTCTTCGCCTTCGTGCTCATGTTCAACCTCACGCGCCCCGGCGCCCACGAGAGCGGCATTCACGTGCGCGTGATGAAGCGGCTGGCAGTCTTTGCGCCGCTGGCGACGCCGGCTTTCGTTCATCTGGTCGGCTGGTGGCCCTTGAACATCCTGGCCACGCTCTTGTTGGCAACGCTGATCGTCTGGCTGCTCGAGCGGGACAGCAGGTCCGCGCGCTGCACGGCCTGGATTGCCTTCCTTGTGGGTGGCGCCGTGGTGGAATTCTGGTGGCCGGCGCTGCTCTGCTGCCTAAGCTCCTGGGCGTTCCTTCGCAGGCCCAGCGGTCTGCGGATGCTGTTGTGGGCCTCGGCGACGGCGTCGCTCGCCGCCATCAACGGCAACTTCGCCGCGATGGCCACCCTGCTCTTGATCTGGGGCGCGCGGCAGGTCGTGATACCACTGCCGCGCAGTCGGTGGGTCTTTTACGCCTTCTATCCAATCCATCTCTCTCTGATTGCCCTGGTGTTGATTGCCGGTGAAAACTGA
- a CDS encoding relaxase/mobilization nuclease domain-containing protein: MRAGRSGRGAADASRDMTLDIVSYGRRGPGGTLRLGADQIAQIQRTVGRTPEVMVKVSGGGRDVGGVEAHLRYIGRRGKLPIETDEGLAPQGRGAAKEITADWQLELCRSQYKPKPVLEQKDTRAKLVHNIVLSMPAGTPPERVLAAARVFARENFALQYRYAMVLHTDQPHPHVHLVVKCEHEFEPGQRLYIRKDTLRQWREQFAALMREQGVAANATPRQVRGQTRKPYRDAIHHRLRALRAFGQLPPSDRTGHRPPKTSTFMRAKLESLLQALRSGRGAVDDGKEKMRNTRAEVVTDWHATAEALRSQGEADLAARVDHFVARMPDVLSEAQRLAERWREQTTRRPPDREDAQSPGTRDR, from the coding sequence GTGCGCGCGGGCCGAAGCGGCCGCGGCGCGGCCGATGCGTCGCGCGACATGACCCTGGACATCGTGAGCTACGGTCGGCGAGGGCCAGGTGGCACGCTGCGCCTCGGCGCCGACCAGATCGCGCAGATCCAGCGCACGGTGGGACGCACGCCCGAGGTGATGGTGAAAGTCTCCGGGGGCGGGCGGGACGTCGGCGGCGTCGAGGCCCATCTGCGCTACATCGGCCGGCGCGGCAAGCTGCCGATCGAAACCGACGAGGGACTGGCGCCGCAGGGCCGGGGTGCAGCCAAGGAGATCACGGCCGACTGGCAGCTGGAGCTTTGTAGAAGCCAGTACAAGCCGAAGCCTGTTCTGGAGCAAAAGGACACGCGTGCGAAGCTGGTGCACAACATCGTCCTGTCCATGCCTGCCGGCACGCCACCGGAAAGGGTACTGGCTGCCGCCCGCGTCTTTGCGCGCGAGAATTTCGCGCTGCAATATCGCTATGCCATGGTGCTGCACACCGATCAACCGCACCCGCATGTGCATCTGGTGGTCAAGTGCGAGCACGAGTTCGAGCCGGGCCAGCGCCTCTACATCCGCAAGGACACGCTGCGCCAGTGGCGCGAGCAGTTCGCCGCCCTGATGCGCGAGCAGGGTGTGGCGGCCAATGCCACACCGCGGCAGGTGCGAGGGCAGACCCGCAAGCCCTACAGGGATGCGATCCATCACCGGCTCCGTGCGCTTCGGGCATTCGGCCAACTGCCCCCGAGCGACCGGACCGGGCATCGACCGCCGAAGACCTCGACCTTCATGCGCGCCAAGCTGGAGAGCCTGCTCCAGGCTCTGAGGTCGGGGCGAGGCGCCGTGGATGACGGCAAAGAGAAGATGCGCAATACTCGGGCGGAGGTGGTCACAGATTGGCACGCAACAGCGGAAGCACTTCGAAGCCAGGGCGAAGCAGATCTTGCCGCTCGGGTCGATCATTTCGTCGCACGAATGCCGGATGTGCTGAGCGAAGCACAGCGACTGGCGGAACGCTGGAGAGAGCAGACCACACGCAGACCTCCGGACCGCGAGGATGCTCAGTCGCCGGGAACGCGCGACCGGTGA
- a CDS encoding NIPSNAP family protein, whose translation MIYELRVYTAMPGRLPDVLARFRDHTVGIWNRLGIRQLGYWTTAVGPDSNALTYMLVWENLADREVKWGKFVVDPEWVEVRKASEAAGPIVAKMDNSFLAPTSFSPAK comes from the coding sequence ATGATCTACGAACTACGCGTCTATACCGCAATGCCTGGCCGGCTACCCGACGTTCTTGCCAGATTTCGCGATCACACGGTGGGCATCTGGAACCGACTGGGAATTCGTCAACTCGGATATTGGACGACTGCAGTCGGACCTGACAGCAACGCGCTTACCTACATGCTCGTCTGGGAGAACCTGGCCGATCGTGAGGTCAAGTGGGGCAAGTTTGTCGTCGATCCCGAATGGGTCGAGGTCAGGAAGGCGAGCGAGGCGGCCGGACCGATTGTTGCGAAGATGGACAACTCGTTCCTGGCGCCAACCTCTTTCTCGCCTGCGAAATAG
- a CDS encoding YHYH domain-containing protein — MKKIAVLLAALCMSCGALAHSGGTDQNGCHQDHKTGSRHCH; from the coding sequence ATGAAGAAGATTGCGGTATTGCTCGCGGCACTCTGCATGAGTTGCGGTGCACTCGCGCACTCGGGAGGCACCGACCAAAACGGCTGCCATCAGGATCACAAAACCGGCAGCCGTCATTGCCACTGA
- a CDS encoding helix-turn-helix domain-containing protein, giving the protein MAAEVSGGALAKISGISASMLSRIERGLVSPSVETLERLAQGLHVPTSRFFSDQARRTDFCHVRAGQGVVVDRVGAVSDYRYELLGHLLSGNLFVEPYLVTLLPGADPYVTFQHPGLKFLYFLSGEVMYRYGGKTVAVGAGDSLLFEATALHGIETIQSGPVSYLSVVFTLRE; this is encoded by the coding sequence ATGGCGGCTGAGGTGTCTGGGGGCGCGCTGGCCAAGATCTCGGGGATTTCGGCCTCGATGCTCTCGCGCATCGAGCGCGGTTTGGTGTCGCCGTCGGTGGAGACGCTGGAGCGCCTCGCGCAGGGGCTTCACGTTCCGACATCGCGGTTCTTCAGTGATCAGGCACGGCGCACGGATTTCTGCCATGTGCGTGCGGGGCAGGGCGTTGTTGTCGATCGCGTCGGTGCGGTTTCCGACTACCGCTACGAGCTGCTGGGCCATTTGCTGTCGGGCAACCTGTTCGTCGAGCCCTACCTGGTCACGCTGCTGCCCGGAGCCGATCCCTACGTGACCTTCCAGCATCCGGGCCTCAAGTTCCTGTACTTCCTGTCCGGGGAGGTCATGTACCGCTACGGCGGCAAGACTGTGGCGGTCGGGGCAGGGGATTCGCTTCTGTTCGAGGCGACCGCGCTGCATGGCATCGAGACGATTCAGAGCGGGCCGGTGTCGTACCTGTCGGTGGTGTTCACACTGCGTGAGTGA
- a CDS encoding helix-turn-helix domain-containing protein, with the protein MRSTQDPALLKAFAAELKARRAVRGINQEELGFASGLNRTFIAKLETATTSPSLTSLIFLCNGLEVDPSELMSSLMKRYKKELRTKPTVG; encoded by the coding sequence ATGCGATCGACGCAAGATCCCGCACTACTGAAAGCCTTTGCGGCCGAGCTGAAGGCTCGGCGGGCAGTGCGCGGAATCAATCAGGAGGAGCTTGGATTTGCGTCGGGTCTTAATCGCACATTCATCGCCAAGTTGGAGACGGCCACCACCAGCCCGTCATTGACCAGTCTGATCTTTCTCTGCAATGGGCTCGAGGTAGATCCGTCGGAGCTCATGAGCTCTCTGATGAAACGCTACAAGAAAGAGCTGCGGACCAAACCGACGGTCGGGTAG
- a CDS encoding type II toxin-antitoxin system RelE/ParE family toxin gives MAIQSFSCPDTEELFTKGKNARFANVKDVATRKLTQLDAATSVAFMKMPPGNDLKFYDDAWHVRINQQWRLTFKWGESGPYEVKIEDPH, from the coding sequence ATGGCGATCCAATCCTTCTCCTGCCCTGATACCGAAGAGCTTTTCACCAAGGGCAAGAACGCTCGGTTCGCCAATGTCAAGGATGTGGCCACACGCAAGCTGACGCAACTGGATGCAGCTACCTCGGTTGCATTCATGAAGATGCCTCCGGGCAACGACCTGAAGTTTTACGACGATGCATGGCACGTCAGGATCAACCAGCAATGGCGCCTGACCTTCAAGTGGGGCGAGTCGGGGCCTTATGAAGTGAAGATCGAAGACCCACACTGA